Proteins from one Planctomyces sp. SH-PL62 genomic window:
- a CDS encoding ATP-binding cassette domain-containing protein — MPIIEVEDLTKTYRVFQKREGLLGALRGLYRREYKEVKAVDRIGFSIEPGEMVAFLGPNGAGKTTTLKMLSGLVYPTSGDARVLGYSPWLREDAFRRQFALVMGQKNQLWWDLPAGDSFQLHREIYSIPKDQFDRTLGELVELLGVQKLTRQAVRELSLGERMKMELIAALLHGPRLLLLDEPTIGLDVVAQAAIQKCLRDYHERRGVTMLLTSHYMRDVEALCDRVIVITQGKLVYDGPLAGIVERFGEAKLVKLQFDGPAPEGLERFGELVRREGPFADVRIERSRVAEALGAVLNQHALADVSVEDPPLEEVIAKVFEEARLAHDAA, encoded by the coding sequence ATGCCGATCATCGAGGTCGAGGATCTCACGAAGACGTACCGCGTCTTCCAGAAACGCGAGGGCCTGCTCGGGGCGCTCCGCGGGCTCTATCGTCGCGAATACAAGGAGGTCAAGGCCGTCGACCGGATCGGCTTCTCCATCGAGCCCGGCGAGATGGTCGCCTTCCTGGGCCCCAACGGCGCGGGGAAGACGACGACCCTCAAGATGCTCTCCGGACTGGTCTACCCCACCTCGGGGGACGCCCGCGTCCTGGGATACTCCCCCTGGCTCCGGGAGGACGCCTTCCGCCGCCAGTTCGCCCTCGTCATGGGCCAGAAGAACCAGCTCTGGTGGGACTTGCCCGCCGGCGACAGCTTCCAGCTCCACCGCGAGATCTACTCCATCCCCAAGGACCAGTTCGACCGCACCCTCGGCGAACTGGTCGAGCTGCTGGGGGTCCAGAAGCTGACCCGCCAGGCCGTCCGCGAGCTCTCGCTGGGCGAGCGGATGAAGATGGAGCTGATCGCCGCCCTCCTGCACGGCCCCCGGCTGCTGCTGCTGGACGAACCGACCATCGGCCTCGACGTCGTCGCGCAGGCCGCGATCCAGAAATGCCTGCGGGACTACCACGAACGCCGGGGCGTGACGATGCTCCTGACCAGCCACTACATGCGCGACGTCGAGGCGCTCTGCGACCGCGTGATCGTCATCACGCAGGGGAAGCTCGTCTACGACGGCCCGCTCGCCGGCATCGTCGAGCGGTTCGGGGAGGCGAAACTGGTCAAGCTCCAGTTCGACGGCCCCGCCCCCGAGGGGCTGGAACGGTTCGGCGAGCTGGTCCGCCGCGAAGGGCCGTTCGCCGACGTCCGCATCGAGCGGTCGCGGGTGGCCGAGGCCCTCGGCGCCGTGCTCAACCAACACGCCCTGGCCGACGTCAGCGTGGAAGACCCCCCGCTGGAGGAAGTCATCGCCAAGGTCTTCGAGGAGGCCCGGCTCGCCCATGACGCCGCCTGA
- a CDS encoding ABC transporter permease, whose amino-acid sequence MTPPDATTAQPTETQDRLAPEFGGPAPAPARPGFLQSMVKYARIFRVSLIERMTYRGDFFLATILRFLPIVTTILLWKAIYEGSGQDELGGFRYREMIAYLLLTNISRMFSSMPGLAAGVAREVREGTLKRYLIQPLDLTGFLLASRVAHKAAYITMSFLPYAGLFYLCRGYFDGFPDAATLAAYAVSLILSFLVGFYFEASVGMVGFWFLEVTSLLYIVMTLNFFISGHMLPLDLLPQPWSGILKVLPFQYMAYFPAVVFQGKIRGTELILHLGLELFWAVAFFVLARTLYRAGLRRYSAYGG is encoded by the coding sequence ATGACGCCGCCTGACGCGACCACGGCGCAGCCTACCGAGACCCAGGACCGCCTCGCGCCGGAGTTCGGCGGGCCCGCGCCGGCCCCCGCCCGACCCGGCTTCCTCCAGTCGATGGTCAAGTACGCGCGGATCTTCCGCGTCTCGCTCATCGAACGGATGACCTACCGCGGCGACTTCTTCCTGGCCACGATCCTCCGCTTCCTGCCGATCGTCACCACGATCCTGCTCTGGAAGGCGATCTACGAGGGCTCCGGCCAGGACGAGCTGGGAGGGTTCCGCTATCGCGAGATGATCGCGTACCTCCTGCTCACGAACATCAGCCGGATGTTCTCCAGCATGCCGGGCCTGGCGGCGGGCGTCGCCCGCGAGGTCCGCGAAGGGACCCTCAAACGCTATCTCATCCAGCCGCTCGACCTGACCGGCTTCTTGCTCGCGTCGCGGGTGGCGCACAAGGCCGCCTACATCACGATGTCGTTCCTTCCGTATGCGGGGCTGTTCTACCTCTGCCGGGGCTACTTCGACGGCTTCCCGGACGCGGCCACGCTGGCGGCCTACGCGGTCTCGCTCATCCTCTCGTTCCTGGTCGGCTTCTACTTCGAGGCCAGCGTGGGGATGGTCGGGTTCTGGTTCCTGGAGGTGACGTCGCTGCTCTACATCGTGATGACGCTCAACTTCTTCATCTCCGGCCACATGCTCCCGCTGGACCTGCTGCCGCAGCCGTGGTCGGGGATCCTCAAGGTGCTCCCCTTCCAGTACATGGCGTACTTCCCGGCCGTGGTGTTCCAGGGGAAGATCCGGGGAACGGAGCTGATCCTCCACCTGGGCCTGGAGCTGTTCTGGGCGGTCGCGTTTTTCGTCCTGGCGCGGACGCTCTACCGCGCGGGCCTGCGGCGCTACAGCGCCTACGGAGGCTGA
- a CDS encoding ABC transporter permease: MLPGVPRYTRLLGGLARFTLAREMAFRGNFLVKVSVELLWMGILIAFYRTVFAKTSHIAAWSEPDYFFFVGCFFALNGLIETLFLENCNEFAELVRTGDLDFLLLKPIDEQFLVSCRRIDWGTAPNLLMGAILMVVALVQKDWAFDPARVAAFFATFACGVAIAYSFMMMLTSVSVWMVRNTSLMEMWWLFSSLARYPREIFSGRWAEPLGNFFTFIIPILLVSNVPANVMVRVLEPWMVAWTVAVALASLWVSRRFFQVALRSYRSASS; encoded by the coding sequence GTGCTCCCTGGCGTCCCCCGATACACGCGGCTGCTGGGCGGGCTCGCCCGCTTCACGCTGGCCCGCGAGATGGCCTTCCGCGGCAACTTCCTGGTCAAGGTGTCGGTCGAGCTGCTCTGGATGGGCATCCTGATCGCCTTCTACCGGACCGTCTTCGCCAAGACCAGCCACATCGCGGCCTGGAGCGAGCCCGACTACTTCTTCTTCGTCGGCTGCTTCTTCGCGCTCAACGGCCTGATCGAGACCCTGTTTCTGGAGAACTGCAACGAGTTCGCCGAACTGGTCCGGACGGGCGACCTCGACTTCCTGCTGCTCAAGCCGATCGACGAGCAGTTCCTCGTCTCCTGCCGCCGCATCGACTGGGGGACCGCGCCCAACCTGCTGATGGGAGCGATCCTCATGGTCGTCGCCCTGGTCCAGAAAGACTGGGCGTTCGACCCGGCGCGGGTGGCGGCGTTCTTCGCGACCTTCGCCTGCGGCGTCGCCATCGCCTACAGCTTCATGATGATGCTGACCTCGGTCTCGGTCTGGATGGTGCGGAACACGAGCCTGATGGAGATGTGGTGGCTCTTCTCCAGCCTCGCCCGCTACCCCCGCGAGATCTTCTCCGGGCGCTGGGCCGAGCCGCTCGGGAATTTCTTCACGTTCATCATCCCGATCCTGCTGGTCTCGAACGTGCCGGCGAACGTGATGGTGCGCGTGCTGGAGCCGTGGATGGTCGCCTGGACCGTGGCCGTCGCGCTGGCCTCGCTCTGGGTCAGCCGACGGTTCTTCCAGGTCGCGCTCCGCTCCTACCGGAGCGCCAGCAGTTGA
- a CDS encoding GGDEF domain-containing protein has product MNWFEDPRHERDDEVEATPALMAEIHLLRLRLEEARATIDSLRSKGTGLEDDLHRLKRVASTDPLTELWNRRFLIDSLDVSYSFAVRHRLALSFVLLDVDGFKAFNDAYGHAAGDEVLRQVALIVRSCVRDHDVVARYGGEEFAILLPGTGRDGASAMAERVRLTLEAHPWETRPIRASFGAATLRHKDVGPQTSAVSLVESADRALYVSKREGRNRVTHADDLARPSPSLGLGAGSALDR; this is encoded by the coding sequence ATGAACTGGTTCGAAGACCCACGGCACGAGCGGGACGACGAGGTCGAGGCGACGCCGGCCTTGATGGCGGAGATCCACCTGCTCCGCCTGCGGCTGGAGGAGGCCCGCGCGACCATCGACTCGCTCCGAAGCAAGGGGACCGGCCTGGAGGACGACCTCCACCGCCTGAAGCGCGTGGCCTCGACCGATCCGCTGACCGAACTCTGGAATCGTCGATTCCTGATCGATTCCCTCGACGTCTCGTATTCGTTCGCGGTGCGGCACCGGCTCGCGCTGTCGTTCGTGCTCCTGGACGTCGACGGCTTCAAGGCGTTCAACGACGCCTACGGCCACGCCGCGGGCGACGAGGTGCTGCGGCAGGTCGCCCTGATCGTCCGCAGTTGCGTCCGCGACCATGACGTGGTGGCGCGTTACGGAGGCGAGGAGTTCGCGATCCTGCTCCCGGGGACCGGGCGCGACGGCGCGTCGGCGATGGCCGAGCGAGTGCGGCTCACCCTGGAGGCCCACCCCTGGGAGACCCGGCCGATCCGGGCGAGCTTCGGGGCGGCCACCCTCCGGCACAAGGACGTCGGCCCGCAGACCTCGGCCGTGAGCCTGGTGGAGAGCGCGGATCGAGCCCTGTATGTGTCGAAGCGCGAGGGCCGCAACCGGGTGACGCACGCCGACGACCTGGCGAGGCCGTCGCCGTCGCTCGGCCTCGGAGCCGGGTCGGCCCTGGACCGTTGA
- a CDS encoding sensor histidine kinase — MMAYLASTLVAVAAVAILAIVLRRARAARDVARGLARLAEGRRARPVLVLPSGRLGALVAAFNAAAPEVHERTRRLEADRQQLRVVLGAMAEAVLAVDPRRRLLFANASADALFGLDASSVGRLMPELIRSPQVHDAVEATFRLVHPDAYLAEFALPGRDVLRLAPRILSVRGSPLPGGQAAGAVLVFHDVTDLRRLERMRQDFVANASHELKTPLASIKAYAETLIDWALEDPAVNRRFLERIAEQIDRLDALIRDMLALARLEANQDVFRHEPLVLIPVLERLVEAHRDRAEAGDLTLSIDAGGLDRGVTVLADEEAMRQIVDNLIDNAIKYTPPGGRVKVVCSATAGEVAVEVSDTGVGIPREDQGRIFERFYRVDRARSRELGGTGLGLAIVKHLVSSLDGRVEVASRLSSGSRFTVRLPRAAAPITPVAPPASAAPPP, encoded by the coding sequence ATGATGGCGTACCTCGCATCGACCCTCGTCGCCGTCGCGGCGGTCGCGATCCTCGCGATCGTCCTCAGGCGGGCGCGGGCGGCGAGGGACGTGGCTCGGGGGCTGGCTCGACTGGCCGAAGGGCGACGCGCCCGCCCGGTCCTCGTCCTGCCGTCGGGGAGGCTGGGCGCCCTGGTCGCCGCTTTCAACGCCGCGGCGCCGGAGGTCCACGAGCGGACGCGACGGCTGGAAGCCGATCGTCAGCAGCTCCGGGTGGTCCTGGGGGCGATGGCGGAAGCCGTGCTCGCCGTCGACCCACGGCGCCGACTCCTCTTCGCCAACGCCAGCGCCGACGCCCTCTTCGGCCTGGACGCCTCGTCGGTCGGCCGCCTGATGCCCGAGCTGATCCGCAGCCCGCAGGTCCACGACGCCGTCGAAGCCACCTTCCGCCTGGTCCACCCGGACGCCTACCTCGCCGAGTTCGCACTGCCGGGCCGGGACGTCCTGCGCCTCGCGCCTCGCATCCTGTCGGTCCGGGGCTCACCGCTGCCGGGGGGGCAGGCGGCCGGCGCGGTGCTGGTCTTCCACGACGTGACCGACCTCCGACGTCTCGAACGCATGCGCCAGGATTTCGTCGCGAACGCCTCGCACGAGTTGAAGACGCCGCTGGCGTCGATCAAGGCCTACGCCGAAACCCTGATCGACTGGGCGCTCGAGGACCCGGCCGTGAATCGGCGGTTCCTCGAACGGATCGCCGAGCAGATCGACCGGCTCGACGCCTTGATCCGCGACATGCTCGCCCTGGCCCGCCTGGAGGCGAACCAGGACGTCTTCCGCCACGAACCGCTGGTCCTGATCCCGGTGCTCGAACGCCTGGTGGAGGCCCATCGCGACCGCGCCGAGGCCGGCGACCTCACCTTGTCGATCGACGCGGGGGGGCTCGATCGCGGGGTCACGGTCCTCGCCGACGAGGAGGCGATGCGTCAAATCGTGGACAACCTGATCGACAACGCGATCAAGTACACGCCGCCGGGGGGCCGCGTGAAGGTCGTGTGTTCAGCCACGGCCGGGGAGGTCGCCGTCGAGGTGAGCGACACCGGCGTCGGCATCCCCCGGGAAGACCAGGGGCGGATCTTCGAGCGATTCTACCGCGTCGACAGGGCGAGGAGCCGAGAGCTAGGGGGGACCGGCCTGGGGCTGGCGATCGTCAAGCACCTGGTCTCGTCGCTCGACGGGCGGGTGGAAGTCGCCAGCCGGCTCAGCTCCGGGTCGCGGTTCACCGTCCGGCTCCCCCGCGCCGCGGCGCCGATCACGCCCGTCGCCCCCCCCGCCTCGGCCGCGCCCCCGCCCTGA
- the trxB gene encoding thioredoxin-disulfide reductase, producing MSAAHSAVIIIGSGSAGLTAAIYASRANLAPLVFEGKEPGGQLTLTTTVDNFPGFPDGIDGPELMDRMRKQAQRFGADTRWETVFEVDLSKRPFTVKTTDDPSGDPSSGEIRTYTADSVIIATGAAARWLGVEGPYRGNGVTTCATCDGALYKGKEIAVVGGGDSAIEEATFLTRFATKVTLIHRREEYRASKIMQERLKDHPKIEYAFNSVVEEILGDTSDGPPSLQGVRLRSTVDDSRRDLKIAGLFLAIGHDPNSAIFKGQVAMTPSGYVLTRTALAWQESGAPEGLLEKLLDYGTATSVEGVFACGDVVDTHYRQAITAAGSGCSAAMDCEKWLETQHR from the coding sequence ATGTCTGCTGCTCATTCGGCCGTGATCATCATCGGCTCGGGGTCCGCCGGGCTCACCGCCGCGATCTACGCCTCGCGCGCCAACCTGGCCCCCCTGGTCTTCGAAGGGAAGGAGCCCGGGGGCCAGCTCACGCTCACGACCACGGTCGACAACTTTCCCGGCTTCCCCGACGGCATCGACGGGCCGGAGTTGATGGACCGGATGCGCAAGCAGGCGCAGCGGTTCGGCGCCGACACCCGCTGGGAGACCGTCTTCGAGGTCGACCTCTCGAAGCGGCCGTTCACCGTCAAGACCACCGACGACCCCAGCGGCGACCCCTCCAGCGGCGAGATCCGCACCTACACCGCCGACTCGGTGATCATCGCCACCGGCGCCGCGGCCCGCTGGCTGGGCGTCGAGGGGCCTTACCGGGGCAACGGCGTCACCACCTGCGCCACCTGCGACGGCGCGCTCTACAAGGGGAAGGAGATCGCCGTCGTCGGCGGCGGCGACTCGGCCATCGAGGAGGCCACCTTCCTCACCCGGTTCGCCACCAAGGTCACCCTGATCCACCGCCGCGAGGAGTACCGCGCGTCCAAGATCATGCAGGAGCGGCTCAAGGATCATCCCAAGATCGAGTACGCCTTCAATTCGGTGGTCGAGGAGATCCTGGGCGATACGTCCGACGGCCCCCCGAGCCTCCAGGGCGTCCGGCTCCGCTCCACCGTGGACGACTCCCGGCGCGACCTGAAGATCGCCGGGCTGTTCCTGGCGATCGGCCACGACCCCAATTCGGCCATCTTCAAGGGCCAGGTCGCGATGACCCCTTCGGGCTACGTCCTCACCCGGACCGCCCTGGCCTGGCAGGAATCCGGAGCGCCGGAAGGCCTGCTTGAGAAGCTCCTCGACTACGGCACGGCGACCAGCGTCGAAGGGGTCTTCGCCTGCGGCGACGTGGTCGACACGCACTATCGACAGGCCATCACCGCCGCCGGCTCCGGCTGCTCCGCGGCGATGGACTGCGAGAAGTGGCTGGAGACCCAGCACAGATGA
- a CDS encoding carbon storage regulator, whose product MLVLTRKLMERLYIGNDVCVTVVRLEGGQVRLGIEAPREVAVVRAELVPERLAETPVRRARSDEAVVDAAVRRPQVAARGSDTPRRERFQ is encoded by the coding sequence ATGCTGGTCTTGACGCGGAAGCTCATGGAGAGGCTCTATATCGGCAACGACGTCTGCGTGACGGTCGTTCGGCTGGAGGGGGGCCAGGTGCGACTGGGGATCGAGGCCCCGCGCGAGGTGGCGGTCGTCCGGGCCGAGCTCGTCCCGGAGCGCCTGGCGGAGACGCCGGTCCGGCGAGCCCGCAGCGACGAAGCGGTCGTCGACGCCGCGGTCAGGCGTCCACAAGTCGCGGCTCGTGGAAGCGATACCCCACGCCGCGAACGGTTTCAATGA
- a CDS encoding winged helix-turn-helix domain-containing protein — protein sequence MPKPKILIVEDERSLVEILCCNLEREGYETIIAGDGVEALRQANLKSPDLIVLDLMLPLKGGLDVCRELKSSPRTKDVPVVMVTARAEESDQLVGFATGADDYVTKPYSMKVLIQRIKKELRRAQTREEVPAGSQLASQGVRIDRHGHRAFSGDQELVLTPTEFRLLEVLLRQIGRAFTRYELMDAAIGEDAVVLERTIDVHIKSLRKKLGTAGDLIETVRGVGYRFHEPRLVDA from the coding sequence ATGCCCAAGCCGAAAATCCTGATCGTCGAGGACGAGCGCTCGCTCGTCGAGATCCTCTGCTGCAATCTCGAACGCGAGGGCTATGAGACGATCATCGCCGGCGACGGCGTCGAGGCGCTCCGGCAAGCCAACCTGAAGTCGCCCGACCTGATCGTGCTCGACCTGATGCTCCCGCTCAAGGGGGGCCTGGACGTCTGCCGCGAGCTGAAGTCGAGCCCCCGCACGAAGGACGTGCCGGTCGTCATGGTCACCGCCCGCGCCGAGGAGTCCGACCAGCTGGTGGGATTCGCGACCGGCGCCGACGATTACGTGACGAAGCCCTACAGCATGAAAGTGCTGATCCAGCGGATCAAGAAGGAGTTGCGCCGGGCCCAGACCCGGGAGGAGGTCCCCGCGGGCTCCCAACTCGCCAGCCAGGGGGTGCGGATCGACCGCCACGGTCACCGGGCGTTCTCCGGCGATCAGGAACTGGTCCTGACCCCGACCGAGTTCCGGCTCCTGGAGGTCTTGCTCCGCCAGATCGGCCGCGCGTTCACCCGCTACGAGCTGATGGACGCGGCGATCGGCGAGGACGCCGTGGTCCTGGAGCGGACGATCGACGTCCACATCAAGAGCCTGCGGAAGAAACTCGGCACGGCCGGCGACCTCATTGAAACCGTTCGCGGCGTGGGGTATCGCTTCCACGAGCCGCGACTTGTGGACGCCTGA
- a CDS encoding M20 family metallopeptidase, producing the protein MPDWRDSLDRWLDSNAERMRSVRRHLHSHPEPSREEYQTARFLAERLDEAGVPYSFVPSRRGILAGTLDSSRPLAAFRADIDALPITDAKDAPYRSHREGVMHACGHDAHAAMALGAAEALWACRDTLPKPDCWRVVFQPAEEVGEGAREMVAAGAMEGVRAVTALHVDPERPVGRVGCRRREMTAFCQELRVVVRGVGGHAARPHQASDPLLAAAQFITTVYQAIPRSVDARDPTVVTFGSLQAGSGGNVIPEEAVIRGTIRTLTRQSSQRVAERLKQIADGLGAATETIFSLALSQSTDGVFNDPAVTAVCTGAAAEILGAGNVEEIRLPSMGGEDFSGYLETTPGCLLRLGVASPGVTAPHLHSPLFDIDERALTLGAKILARSAVLMAEAFAGARDEEDS; encoded by the coding sequence ATGCCCGATTGGCGAGACTCGCTGGACCGCTGGCTCGACTCGAACGCCGAGCGGATGCGATCGGTCCGGCGGCACCTCCACTCCCACCCCGAGCCCAGCCGCGAGGAATACCAGACGGCCCGATTCCTCGCAGAGCGGCTGGATGAGGCCGGGGTCCCGTACTCGTTCGTCCCGTCTCGTCGGGGGATCCTGGCCGGGACGCTCGATTCCTCCCGCCCCCTCGCTGCCTTCCGCGCCGATATCGACGCCCTGCCGATCACCGACGCCAAGGACGCCCCCTATCGGTCGCACCGCGAGGGGGTGATGCACGCCTGCGGCCACGACGCGCACGCCGCGATGGCGCTGGGGGCGGCCGAGGCGCTCTGGGCCTGCCGCGACACGCTGCCGAAGCCGGACTGCTGGCGCGTCGTCTTCCAGCCGGCCGAGGAGGTCGGCGAGGGGGCCCGCGAGATGGTCGCCGCCGGGGCCATGGAGGGGGTCCGCGCGGTCACGGCGCTGCACGTCGACCCCGAGCGGCCGGTCGGCCGGGTCGGCTGCCGTCGGCGGGAGATGACCGCCTTCTGCCAGGAGCTGCGGGTCGTCGTCCGGGGCGTCGGCGGCCACGCGGCGAGGCCGCACCAGGCCAGCGACCCGCTGCTCGCCGCCGCCCAGTTCATCACGACGGTCTACCAGGCGATCCCGCGGAGCGTCGACGCCCGCGACCCGACCGTCGTGACCTTCGGCAGCCTCCAGGCGGGCTCGGGAGGGAACGTCATCCCCGAGGAGGCCGTCATCCGAGGGACGATCCGCACGCTCACCAGGCAATCCTCGCAGCGCGTCGCCGAGCGGCTCAAGCAGATCGCCGACGGCCTCGGCGCGGCGACCGAGACGATCTTCTCGCTGGCCCTCAGCCAGAGCACCGACGGCGTGTTCAACGACCCCGCCGTGACGGCCGTCTGCACCGGGGCGGCGGCCGAGATCCTCGGCGCCGGGAACGTCGAGGAGATTCGCCTTCCCAGCATGGGGGGGGAGGATTTTTCGGGGTATCTGGAAACGACCCCCGGCTGCCTGCTCCGCCTGGGCGTGGCCAGCCCGGGAGTGACCGCCCCCCACCTCCACTCGCCGCTCTTCGACATCGACGAGCGGGCCCTGACGCTGGGAGCGAAGATCTTGGCCCGATCGGCCGTCCTCATGGCCGAGGCCTTCGCCGGGGCTCGCGACGAGGAGGATTCATGA
- the pstB gene encoding phosphate ABC transporter ATP-binding protein PstB — translation MNAHETRVKQAPPVPDAEAAGDASPAPRPEDPTVLQTRGLYVWYGRSLALNHIDIEIPRHKITAMIGPSGCGKSTLLRCFNRMNDLIPDARMEGEVRFDGVPIDGPKVDAVALRRRIGMVFQKPNPFPKSIYNNIAWGARINGYRGDMDELVERSLRRAALWDEVKNKIHRSGLELSGGQQQRLCIARTLAVEPEVILMDEPCSALDPISTARVEDLMDDLKDDYTIVIVTHNMQQARRVSDMTACLMPDEAATDGHRTGILVEFSPTDLLFTNPKDKRTEAYITGRIG, via the coding sequence ATGAACGCCCACGAGACCCGCGTGAAGCAGGCCCCGCCCGTTCCCGACGCCGAGGCGGCGGGCGACGCCTCCCCCGCGCCGCGGCCCGAAGACCCCACGGTCCTGCAGACCCGCGGGCTGTACGTCTGGTACGGCCGCTCGCTGGCCCTGAACCACATTGACATCGAGATCCCCCGCCACAAGATCACCGCCATGATCGGCCCCTCGGGCTGCGGCAAGAGCACGCTCCTGCGCTGCTTCAACCGCATGAACGACCTGATCCCCGACGCCCGGATGGAGGGCGAGGTCCGGTTCGACGGCGTGCCGATCGACGGGCCCAAGGTCGACGCGGTGGCGCTGCGGCGGCGGATCGGCATGGTCTTCCAGAAGCCCAACCCGTTCCCCAAGAGCATCTACAACAACATCGCCTGGGGCGCGCGGATCAACGGCTACCGGGGCGACATGGACGAGCTGGTCGAGCGCTCGCTCCGCCGCGCCGCGCTGTGGGACGAGGTCAAGAACAAGATCCACCGCTCGGGCCTGGAGCTCTCCGGCGGCCAGCAGCAGCGTCTCTGCATCGCGCGGACGCTGGCGGTCGAGCCCGAGGTGATCCTCATGGACGAGCCCTGCTCGGCGCTCGACCCGATCTCGACGGCCCGGGTCGAGGACCTGATGGACGACCTCAAGGACGATTACACGATCGTGATCGTCACCCACAACATGCAGCAGGCCCGCCGCGTCAGCGACATGACCGCCTGCCTCATGCCCGACGAGGCCGCCACCGACGGCCACCGGACCGGCATCCTCGTGGAGTTCAGCCCGACCGACCTCCTGTTCACCAACCCCAAGGACAAGCGGACCGAGGCGTACATCACCGGCCGCATCGGTTGA
- the pstA gene encoding phosphate ABC transporter permease PstA, with product MSDAAADAFRPHRRLRRWLGPIFGAACLLATLTGVVVLTILMLAILAAALSGPPHAPWYDLGANLRELGSLLKRLALNRQSSNPATAGYHVGLIGSLWLLGLVAAIGIPVGIGAGVFLEEYLPAGRVRRIIQTNIANLAGVPSIVYGILGLALFVRAFGVNGLALGPSLLAGVLTLGLLILPTIVITTQEALRTVPPSLRQAALALGATRWQVVSGHVLPAALPGIMTGTILGLSRAVGETAPLLMVGAAGSLLRAPRGPLDRYTALPVEIYNYAKEPNREFQAVAAGGILILVVLLLSMNAVAILIRNRFRRAR from the coding sequence ATGAGCGACGCGGCGGCCGACGCGTTCCGACCGCATCGCCGGCTGCGACGGTGGCTGGGGCCGATCTTCGGCGCGGCCTGCCTGCTGGCGACCCTGACCGGCGTGGTCGTCCTGACGATCCTGATGCTGGCGATCCTGGCGGCGGCGCTCTCGGGCCCGCCCCACGCCCCCTGGTACGACCTGGGCGCCAACCTCCGGGAGTTGGGTTCGCTGCTGAAGCGGCTGGCCCTCAATCGACAGTCGAGCAACCCGGCGACGGCCGGCTACCACGTCGGGCTGATCGGCAGCCTCTGGCTGCTGGGGCTGGTCGCCGCCATCGGCATCCCGGTGGGCATCGGCGCGGGGGTGTTCCTGGAGGAGTATCTGCCGGCGGGGCGTGTGCGGCGGATCATCCAGACCAACATCGCCAACCTGGCGGGCGTCCCCTCGATCGTCTACGGGATCCTCGGGCTGGCCCTGTTCGTCCGGGCGTTCGGGGTCAACGGGCTGGCGTTGGGGCCGTCGCTCCTGGCGGGCGTCCTGACGCTGGGGCTGCTGATCCTGCCGACGATCGTGATCACGACCCAGGAGGCGCTCCGCACCGTGCCGCCGTCGCTCCGCCAGGCGGCGCTGGCCCTGGGGGCGACGCGGTGGCAGGTGGTCAGCGGCCACGTCCTGCCGGCCGCCCTGCCGGGGATCATGACCGGCACGATCCTGGGGCTCTCGCGGGCCGTGGGCGAGACGGCCCCGCTCCTGATGGTGGGCGCCGCCGGATCGCTGCTGCGGGCGCCCCGGGGGCCGCTCGACCGCTACACGGCCCTCCCGGTGGAGATCTACAACTACGCCAAGGAGCCGAATCGGGAGTTCCAGGCGGTCGCCGCGGGCGGTATCCTGATCCTGGTGGTGTTGCTGCTGTCCATGAACGCGGTCGCCATCCTGATCCGCAATCGCTTCCGGCGCGCCCGCTGA